In the Endozoicomonas sp. SCSIO W0465 genome, CCCTGGCAACCGTTAATGGTACCTTCCACTGCTTACATACGGACTGACAGTGCTCAGCCCACTGATCAGCATAACCGCTCAATCCGTGATGAACATGAACGGCGCGCACACCAGCAATACGACCTTTGTCACGCAGGCAAATCAGCAAATGGAGTAAAGCGGTAGAATCGACACCGCCACTAAAGGCAACCGTCAAAGGGCATTCAGAAACGGGCAGTGGCAAACGTGAAGACAGTTGGCCAAGTACCCACTCAGGACTGAGCGGGTAACAAGAAGTGATCTCTGAGCTGTTTTTTGCAATCGGTTTTGCCCTCGTTGTTAAGATCAAAGCGCCCCGAAGTCCCTGATTTTCTGGTAACGGTTTGCCAGCAACGTATCGCTGTCCAGTGCTGAAAGGGTGTCCAGCTGAGCCACCAGCGTTGCTTTCAGACTGGCAGCCGCTGCTTCCGGATCACGGTGCGCACCGCCCAATGGCTCTTCCACCAGGGTATCCACCAGACCCAGCTCCTGCAAACGACCGGCAGTGACTCCCATGGCCTCCGCAGCAGCAGGAGCGTACTCGGCTTTTTTCCAGAGTATGGAGGCACAGCCTTCAGGCGAAATAACGGAGTAGGTTGAATAACCCATCATCACCAGATGATCACAAACACCAATGGCCAATGCGCCACCGGAGCCACCCTCACCAATAACAGTGGAAATTACCGGTACTTTCAGGCGCGACATAACCGCCAGATTGTAAGCAATCGCTTCACTCTGCCCGCGTTCCTCTGCCCCGATGCCTGGGTAAGCCCCCGGCGTATCGATAAACGTCAGAATAGGCATATTGAAACGCTCAGCCATTTCCATCAGGCGACAGGCTTTACGGTAACCTTCCGGTTTAGGCATACCGAAATTCCGGCGGACCTTCTCTTCGATCTCACGACCCTTCTGATGGCCAATCACCATGACCGGTCGACCATCCAGTCGAGCCATGCCTCCAACAATGGAAGGGTCGTCGGCAAAATGGCGGTCACCATGGAGTTCGTCAAACTCGGTGAAAATATGGCGAATATAATCCAGCGTATATGGCCGCCTGGGATGCCTGGCCAGCTGAGCCACCTGCCATGAAGACAGGTTGCTGAAAATGGCATCCGTCAGACTGCGGCACTTATCCTGCAGTGTCGCAATCTCTTCAGTAATATTCAGTTCTGCATCGCTGCTGACCAGCCGAAGCTCTTCTATCTTGGCTTCCAGTTCAGCAATTGGCTGTTCAAAATCCAGGTAATTCGGGTTCATGAAATCCACTTATCATGGCCGGACAGTAAATAGGGTTCAAAATACGTAAACACCGCCGGAAAGTCGAGTTAAAAAGCGTAATTGCCTGTAAACAAATCAACGGTATGTAGTCTTCAGGGATAGTCCTCAGGAACAACAGAAGCGCAATGGCTCACTCTCTTAAAACAATATCGTAGAAAAACAGTCGGCATCCTGTTCCCGGAAGCTACCTGATTCAAAAAACAAAAACTGGACAACAACCATAAAGCAAGAACCAAAAACCCCGTTGCTTGTCAAAGTGTTTATCCAATAGTGATCAAATGCTCATTCCGATAATTCAAAGAGGCAGACTAAAAATTATGATTTCCTCTAACGCTGGCTACCAGGGTTCCTCCCCTGCAGGTGGCCTTCAGGGGTTCTTCCCCGCAAGCGGCCATCAAACTGTTTATACCTCTCAGAATCCTCAGAAAATAAAAGCTGGTGAGGAAATCCTTACCTCTATTTTCGGGCCTGCCATGTTGGTTGCGATTAAACCCTCCATACGACATATACCGACCCAGCCAGTGGGTGAAGATATCAGGAAGGGTGCTGAAAGCCGCATTAACGAAGTCAAAGCCATCCTTGCCAAGCCAAAGCTAGCCGAGTGCATGCCAGTCGAGCACGAGCAAATTCTGGTCAGTTTTGAAAATGGCCTGCGGGTTGACACCCAATCTGAGAATAAAGAGGTTACCGATGTGGCCTGCGCCTGCATTGAGATTCGTGATCAGCGCTATCGTGGCGAGTCCATTCCCGTGCCGGTGCAAGTCAATGGCGTGCGCGTAGGCATGGTCACCGATGAAATTCTTGACCTCCTTGGCAACGATCTGGCCGGATACGACTTCACCACCGGTTATGAGCACCTGACTCCCGAACAACAGCGGGTTTTCAACCTGATGATTTATGGCCATGAAGATGGCACTGATGACAACGATGCCATTGCAATCCCCCAAGTCGCTGGTTTTCGCCAGCGGGTCATTGAAACATTGAAGAAAAAAGGCGTTGCCGATTATTGGGAAGCGTATTCCAATGGCAACCGCAGTCGGCACCAGGGGTTGGTCCAGGCGCTCAAATCAGCCATTAACCAGTTTATAAACAGTCAGCGCGGCGAGGACAAACTGCGACTGGCCCAAACATTCCAACAACGTTTGATCAGCCAGGGCTTGCCTGCCTCCCTCGGCGGACGTTACGGGCAAACTGTATGGATGCGCGACTTTGGCATTATGATCAACACTCTGAACGAAAAGGACATTGCCTGTCCCGAGTCTTTTTCTTCCCTGCTGAACTCACTGACCACCATTGCCAACCATCAATGCGCCAGCGGCCTGATACCTCAGGTAGTGATTCCGGAACCGCTGCTGGGTGAATTTGTCTATCTAAGAATGCTTGGCGGTGACAACGGATCGGGCTGGTATACCCAGCTGCAAAAGTTTCTGCAGGCCAACTACCCCGAAGCGGTCAACCAGCTACCGCATCTGAGCGCCACAGACGTGAAAACCCTGGCACTGCCAGAACTGAAAAAACGGGTCGATGGACTAAAAACAATCTACCGGGAAATATCAGAAAAGGCTCGGAACGATGGCCTGACCCTGCCTCAGCCAAGCCATACCCTGAAAGGCTTTTTGACCGATACTCTCGCCACCCTGACGCCTGGCACTACCGACAGCGAAATTCACTTTATTCGCTCGTTTACCAAGTTACTCGACCTCGCCACCAGCGATGCACAAATCGACCAGGTCCGGGCGTTGATACCAAGCTTGGCCAGCGCCATGACCTACCTGGATCAGCATGTGCTCGATCCGGAAACCAGCCTGCCTCAGGGCAGTGATAACCGAGACATGCTCGATACATTCCTGCTGCAAAAACTGTTGTGCAGCAACGCCTGTTTTTTGTATCAGGGTTTCAGCGGATTGGTTCGTCACTATGACAAAATTGGCCCTGAGTTAGCCAGCGGGTTAAAAAAGCACTTCCCGGCTGGGCACGAGCCAACATCCGGAATTATCAGCGCTCTGATGAATGACCAACCCCTCCGGCAACCAATTGATCAGCTCCGTCAACAGATCAAGAAAACCTTTATCTACCCCAAAGGTGTGTTCGCTCCGCTGGATTTTGTCAACTCTGACCACAAGGTAAAGCATCAGCCAATAGCACCGGAGGACTACATTCCCGCTCTGGTGGCACAAAATACGGCATTTTTGCAGGGGAAGGAGGTTAACCTGCAAGGGCTGGCCCTGGCCATTGAGCTGGGGCTGGTTGATCAGGAGGATCACCCGGCAGTGGTGGATTTGATTCGCTCACAGCTCACCCCTGCCGGATTGAAAGCGTTCTCACCCATCAATATGGCTTCCGATTATGAAATTGTTCTTTTGCAGCAAAGCCGCGGTTTTCTGGTCTGGCCACAGATTGAGTGCCGGGTTGCTGATGTACTGAAAAAATTTATGGATAAGACAAAGGCGAACAGGGATTTGCTCATGGCACTGGAGGCCATCGGTAAACAACGCCCCGGTTTCCGTGAGTGGTATAACACGACCGGACAGGGCGAGATTTATCCCGGAGGGGCGGAAAATCAGAGCTGGCACATTACTAACCTGGTTTATGCCAGTCGTTCACTCCCGTAATGAGCAAGATGACGTGTACCATCTCCGTTCATCCTGAGCGGAGTCGAAGGGTGTTTGGCACGATCTATCATGGGCCGGAGTTTGCGCCCTTCGGCGGCTTCAGGACGAACGGAGTGCAGAGGCTTATGGTAACGACAACCCGTCAAACTCATTGAAACCATGTACCGGGAGGCTGGCCGAGAATAGACTGCCCTACTGCGGTGGCAGCAAATTGATCTAAAAAGCCGGAAATTTTTAGCAAATAGAACCACTATTCACCAAAAATTTCCGGCTTTTTATCCTCAATTTTCTGCCACCCTCGCTACGGGGTCGCCTAGGAGGCTGTCCGAGAATAGCCTGATTAAGTATAATCAGGCATCTTCTGCCCACTTTGTTGTTGCCGAAACGGATGTCATCAATCAAATTCAAAGATAACCCTGCTGATTTTGACCAGCACCTGATGTTCCCATCGAACATCTTCGACCTGCTGCCACCAGATCATGATTGCTTCGTTTTTGAAGATATCTTCAAGCATATCGACACCTCTGAAGTGGAAAAGCAGTATCACCATCTTGGCCAGAATGCCTACCACCCACGACTGATTATATCGATCCTGATCTATGCCTATAGCCATGGTGTGTTCAGCTCCAGGGAGATTGAACGGCGCTGCAATCAGGACTTGGCTTTCATGTATATCGCCAAACAGCACTGCCCAAATTTCCGGGTGCTCAGTGACTTTCGTAAAAACCAGGCCACCTTTTTTAAAAGCAGTTTCAAACAGAGCGTGCTGCTCGCCCGGGAACTACAGATGGCCTCGCTGGGCCACATCGCTCTTGATGGTTCCAAATTCAAAGCCGACTCATCAAAGCATAAGGCCATGAGCTACGCACGACTTAAGGCCAAAGAAGCTGAATTAATGGCTGAAGTTGAGGCCCTGATTAAAAAAGCCGAAACCAGTGACAGTGAAGAGGACGATGCTTATCAGCAGGAGACTGGCTACAGCATTCCTGAAGACTTGCAATTCAAGCAGGAACGGTTAGAGAAAATCCAGGAGGCCAAAAAAGCGCTTGAAGAACGGGAACAGGCCCTGAATCCCGATAAGCCGATAGACGACAAAAAGCAAATCAGCTTTGCTGATCATGATGCCAGGATCATGGGTAAAAAAGGCAGTGGCTATCAGTACAGTTATAACGCCCAGATCAGCGTCGACAGCGATAATGGTATCATTGTTGGCCAGCACATCAGCCAGCATGCCAATGACAAGCAGGAAGTAAAGCCTGCACTTGAAGCCATTGCAGAAGCAACAGATAACGCGTCCATTGGCAAAATGAGTGAGGATAATGGCTATTACTCAGGGCCCAACCTGCAAGCGTTTGATGATGCGAACATTGACGCTTACATGGCTACGGATCGACAGGAGAAGCCTGCAACAGAGGGACTGGAAGACTCTGACAGAAAGTTTGTCAAAGCGGATTTTATTTACCATGAAGCAGACGACAGCTTTACCTGCCCTGCCGGTGAGAAGCTGATTTATAACACGGCTAGCAAAGCAAAACACAAAAGCTACCGCGTCAGTAAAGATATCTGCCGGGATTGCCCGTTACGTAAAAGGTGCAGTGGTGACAACAAAGACCCGGGGAAAGTGATTCGCACAGACCGCCACGAAGCCATACGCCAGGCGATGAACCGCAAAATGGAAACCAAAGAGGCCAAAGCGGTTTATGAGCGTCGCAAGGTGATTGCGGAACCGCCTTTTGGCCAAATCAAGAACTCAGGATTCAGAGGGTTCAGTGTCCGGGGTAAGGAAAAAGTGGCTGGAGAATTTTCACTGGTCTGCAGTGCTTATAATTTCAAAAAAATTGTCAAATCGGTTTCAACGGGATCAATCCGTCTTGAAGAAGCAAAAAGGCTTAAAATGGCAGCATAAAGGCAAGCAAAAGGGTAAAAAACGCAATTTTTACCCCAAAACAGGCTAAATTTAGGTCAATATTTGATCAGCCAAGAAAATGCTGAAGCTTTCGTTTTTTCAATAGCTAGTTCTCGGACAGCCTCCTAGACGGGCGCTATTCTCGGTCAGCCTCCTAAGCATACTCAACTTTCGCAGCATTTTTACCAAGCCACTGCCTGAGTTCCAGCACCAGCTCATCACTGGGACTGACCAGCCACTGCTCACCCAGCATCAGACTGGCACAGGCATCTTCCCGGCGGTAATCAATCCTGATTGGAAGTTGCCCCGGCTGCTCACCCAGCATCGACGACAGCTTTCGCCCAAAATGACCGTCAATCTGCTCATGAGAAACCTCTAGAACCAGACGGCGGGCGTAATGGCTGCGGGCATCCACCACTTTCATCACTCGCTTCGAGCGGACTTTCAGACTACCGGAATAATCATCAAACGTGACTTCGCCTTCCACCACCAGCACCGCGTCTTTATGCAGAAGGTGTTGATACTCGGCAAACACATCGGCAAACACCGACACCTCAATCCTTCCAGTACGATCATCCAGGGTAACAAACGCCATTTTGTCCCCTTTCTTGTTTTTCATCACCCGCATATCCACCACCAGCCCGGCAATATTCTGGCTATCGCCACGGGCAGGCTGCAGATCCTTGATACGGTTTCGGATAAAGTGGCGGATTTCACTTTCGTATTCATCAATAGGGTGACCGGTCAGATAGAGCCCCAGGGTATCCTTCTCTCCACCCAGGCGAACCTTATCCGTCCATTCGCTGGTTTTCAGGTAGGTGTCATAGACATCTTCTTCCCCGGCAGGCACCAGGGCACCAAACATATCCATATGGCCGGAATCCAGGCTCTTTGCCGCCTGATCCGCCGCTTTGATTGCCTCAAGCTGGCTCGATTCAAGCACGGCACGGTTAAAATTCAATTGCCCTGGCTTTTCCGGAGCAGGACCAAGCAGATCCAGTGCTCCCGACTTGATCAATGCCTCCAGCACTCGTTTGTTGATGCTTTTGGCATCCACCCGCTCACAGAAATCAAACAGATCCTTGAATGGCCCACCTTCATTACGTGCCCTGACAATGGCTTCTATAGGGCCTTCACCCACCCCTTTGATCGCACCCAGACCATAAACGATATGCCCATCATCATTAACACCGAACATATATTCACCGCTGTTCACGCTGGGCGGCAACACGGTAAGCCCCATATCCCGACACTCTTCGATAAAGGTCACCACCTTATCGGTATTCTGCATATCGGAGCTCATGACCGCCGCCATAAACTCCGATGGATAGTGGGCTTTCAGCCACAGCGTCTGATACGAAACGAGGGCATAGGCTGCCGAGTGGGATTTGTTAAAGCCGTAACCAGCGAACTTCTCCACCAGGTCAAAGATCTTCATGGCCAGCTCACCATCAACCCCCTGGCTGATCGCACCCTCTTCAAAGACCGTCCGCTGTTTGGCCATCTCTTCCGGTTTTTTCTTACCCATGGCCCGGCGCAGCATATCCGCACCGCCCAGGGTGTAACCGGCCAGCACCTGAGCAATCTGCATAACCTGCTCCTGATACAGGATAATACCGTAAGTGGGCTGCAAAATAGGCTGAAGCGACTCGTGCTGATACTGGGCATCCGGGAACGAGAGTTCCTCGCGGCCATGCTTACGGTTAATAAAGTTGTCCACCATCCCGGACTGCAACGGACCGGGACGGAACAGAGCCACCAAAGCGATAATATCTTCAAAGCAGTCTGGCTGCAGACGCTTGATCAGATCTTTCATCCCCCGGGATTCCAGCTGGAATACGGCGGTGGTTTCCGCCCGCTTCAGCATGTCGTAGGCGCTTTTATCTTCAAGATCGATGGCTTCAATGGCCAGAGGCTCTTCACCCCGCTGCGCCCGGCGGGGGTTAATCAACTTCAGAGCCCAGTCAATAATGGTCAGTGTACGCAGACCAAGGAAGTCAAACTTAACCAGGCCCGCGTATTCCACATCATTCTTGTCATACTGGGTGACCACCCCTTTACCGTGCTCATCACAGTAAAGCGGTGCAAAGTCCGTCAACCTGGTGGGGGCAATCACCACACCACCGGCGTGCTTACCGACATTTCGGGTGACCCCTTCCAGCTTCAGCGCCATCTCCCAGATTTCGGCCGCCTCTTCATCGGACTCCAGAAACTCCCGAATGGCTTCTTCCTGTTCGAAGGCCTTACTGAGCGTCATGCCGATTTCAAAAGGAATCATTTTGGAAAGACGATCTGCCAGACCATAGGATTTACCCTGAACCCGGGCCACATCCCGCACCACCGCCTTGGCCGCCATGGTACCGAAGGTGATGATCTGGGAAACCGCATTTCGCCCATAGGTTCGGGCCACATAATCAATTACCCGGTCCCGGCCTTCCATACAGAAGTCAACGTCAAAATCGGGCATCGACACCCGCTCCGGGTTCAGGAATCGCTCAAACAGCAGGTCGTATTTGATCGGGTCCAGATCGGTGATTTTCTGGGCATAAGCCACCAGTGAACCGGCACCGGAACCACGACCGGGGCCAACGGGAATACCATTATTTTTAGACCACTGGATAAAGTCCATTACGATCAGAAAGTAACCCGGAAATCCCATTTGCAGAATGGTATTCAGCTCAAAGTCCAGTCGGTCGCGATAGAGTTTCTCGGTTTCCGGAAAGTCTGGTGCCGAAGTATCAAACAGAAACGCCAGCCGCTCCGTCAGGCCGTTATGGGAAAACTCACGGAAAAACTGATCCATGGTTTTACCTTCTGGCACGGGATATTCCGGCAAAAAGTACTCACCCAGCTTGACATTGATAGAACAACGCTGGGCAATCGCCACGGAGTTGGCCAGTGCTTCGGGGATATCCGCAAAGAGCTCAACCATTTCTTGCTCGGACTTCAGGTACTGCTCCTCACTGTAGCGATGTTCACGGCGGGGATCATCCAGAACCACGCTTTCTCCGATGCACACCCTGGATTCATGGGCTTCAAAATCATCCCGGGTCATGAACATTACATCATTGGTCGCCACCACCGGACAGTTGAACTCTGCCGCCAGATCCACTGAACCATGAACGCACTCTTCATCCCCTGCCCGGTTGGTACGATGAAGTTCCAGATAGAAACGATCAGGAAATGCCTCCATCCACGCCTGCAGTAACTGACCGGCAAGCGGCTTCTTGCCAGCCAACAATGCCCGACCAATTTCACCTTCTCTGGCTCCGGAGAGGGCAATCAGACCCTCAGACTGAGTCATGATCCACTCCCGTTTGACCAGCGCTTTTTCATGGCGTTGATTTTCCATAAACGCCCTGGATATCAGCTCGGTCAGATTGTGATAACCCTGCTCATCCATACACAGCAGCACCAGGCGGGACGGTGCATGCTCATCCGACGGATTTTCCACCCACAGATCAGCGCCACAAATCGGCTTGATACCCGCTCCCATGGCCCCCGAATAAAACTTCACCAGCGCACAGAGGTTAGACTGGTCAGTCACAGCAACCGCTGGAGAACCAGAAGCAGAAATGGCGCTGAGCAGCGGTTTTATCCGCACCAGTCCGTCGCTGAGGGAAAATTCGGTATGCACCCGTAAGTGGATAAATCGTGCTGTCATGGATGAAGGCAGTCCTGAATGGCAATCAGGTTATGATAACAATGAAGAGACACTCCTAACAAATTAATATTTAAAGAAATAGTTAAATCCAATAAAACAAACAAGATAGTCTGAAAGTAAAACAAAACACAGTTGAGAAACACTCGTTAACACTATTAATTTCCTGACATTAAAAACTCATACATTGATTTCCTAAATCATCAGATGATTCCTCTCACCCTTCATCTCTCCCCCTTCATTCAACGATTGATCTGTGAATTATTCCAAGCCGTATAAAATATAAAAAGGTTTTGAAAATGTGCTATTGTTCGATGGTCATGAGAAACGCGTTGTTGGTCCGCAATAAAAGGTAGTTTATTATTATTACAATTCTTGATCAGCTCCTGTTCGATATTGTCAGGTAACTTATTCCCGACACTGGCGCTGAACGACCGATTCAACCGTCTTTCTACTATCGCTTGAAACAAAATCCATAAAGCTCACAGATACCAGATTGCCTCAAGGGGTTAGCCTGATCATGAATTATTTTCCTTTGCAACTACCCGTGAGAGAAGCAGATCGTTCTACCTCCCTCCAGAATACAGCTTCTCAACCCACAGACAACCAACAAACCGCACCTGATATATCCAAAACACAGATCAGGCAATTAGAAGCCACCAACTCATCACCCCAGCAACATAAAATTCACAGTCGAAACATCAATATCCATGAGTTTAAAAATAAACTTTCCTCTGCAGCTTATCCTATTGATCCACCTCCGCCCCCCCCTTCGATGCAAACAGCAGAAATAGCCGATGACATTAACGATAATGAAGACTGCTACCTTTTGAATGCCGAGCAATTCGATATAGCCAGCTCCCTGACCAGTTATGCTGCCAAAGAACTGAAAACACAATATCCTGAACTCTTTGCCGGAATGGACAGTGATCCAGAGGAATCCGATGGGGGTGGCTGGGATGAGATCATGAGCCAACCCAAAGAACGTAAACACTATAAACAATATCAGGCCATTGCCAAATATATTTATGATTACCAGGAATCTGACAGGCTTGATGAGATCATG is a window encoding:
- the accA gene encoding acetyl-CoA carboxylase carboxyl transferase subunit alpha, translating into MNPNYLDFEQPIAELEAKIEELRLVSSDAELNITEEIATLQDKCRSLTDAIFSNLSSWQVAQLARHPRRPYTLDYIRHIFTEFDELHGDRHFADDPSIVGGMARLDGRPVMVIGHQKGREIEEKVRRNFGMPKPEGYRKACRLMEMAERFNMPILTFIDTPGAYPGIGAEERGQSEAIAYNLAVMSRLKVPVISTVIGEGGSGGALAIGVCDHLVMMGYSTYSVISPEGCASILWKKAEYAPAAAEAMGVTAGRLQELGLVDTLVEEPLGGAHRDPEAAAASLKATLVAQLDTLSALDSDTLLANRYQKIRDFGAL
- a CDS encoding DUF84 family protein; its protein translation is MISSNAGYQGSSPAGGLQGFFPASGHQTVYTSQNPQKIKAGEEILTSIFGPAMLVAIKPSIRHIPTQPVGEDIRKGAESRINEVKAILAKPKLAECMPVEHEQILVSFENGLRVDTQSENKEVTDVACACIEIRDQRYRGESIPVPVQVNGVRVGMVTDEILDLLGNDLAGYDFTTGYEHLTPEQQRVFNLMIYGHEDGTDDNDAIAIPQVAGFRQRVIETLKKKGVADYWEAYSNGNRSRHQGLVQALKSAINQFINSQRGEDKLRLAQTFQQRLISQGLPASLGGRYGQTVWMRDFGIMINTLNEKDIACPESFSSLLNSLTTIANHQCASGLIPQVVIPEPLLGEFVYLRMLGGDNGSGWYTQLQKFLQANYPEAVNQLPHLSATDVKTLALPELKKRVDGLKTIYREISEKARNDGLTLPQPSHTLKGFLTDTLATLTPGTTDSEIHFIRSFTKLLDLATSDAQIDQVRALIPSLASAMTYLDQHVLDPETSLPQGSDNRDMLDTFLLQKLLCSNACFLYQGFSGLVRHYDKIGPELASGLKKHFPAGHEPTSGIISALMNDQPLRQPIDQLRQQIKKTFIYPKGVFAPLDFVNSDHKVKHQPIAPEDYIPALVAQNTAFLQGKEVNLQGLALAIELGLVDQEDHPAVVDLIRSQLTPAGLKAFSPINMASDYEIVLLQQSRGFLVWPQIECRVADVLKKFMDKTKANRDLLMALEAIGKQRPGFREWYNTTGQGEIYPGGAENQSWHITNLVYASRSLP
- a CDS encoding IS1182 family transposase; protein product: MSSIKFKDNPADFDQHLMFPSNIFDLLPPDHDCFVFEDIFKHIDTSEVEKQYHHLGQNAYHPRLIISILIYAYSHGVFSSREIERRCNQDLAFMYIAKQHCPNFRVLSDFRKNQATFFKSSFKQSVLLARELQMASLGHIALDGSKFKADSSKHKAMSYARLKAKEAELMAEVEALIKKAETSDSEEDDAYQQETGYSIPEDLQFKQERLEKIQEAKKALEEREQALNPDKPIDDKKQISFADHDARIMGKKGSGYQYSYNAQISVDSDNGIIVGQHISQHANDKQEVKPALEAIAEATDNASIGKMSEDNGYYSGPNLQAFDDANIDAYMATDRQEKPATEGLEDSDRKFVKADFIYHEADDSFTCPAGEKLIYNTASKAKHKSYRVSKDICRDCPLRKRCSGDNKDPGKVIRTDRHEAIRQAMNRKMETKEAKAVYERRKVIAEPPFGQIKNSGFRGFSVRGKEKVAGEFSLVCSAYNFKKIVKSVSTGSIRLEEAKRLKMAA
- the dnaE gene encoding DNA polymerase III subunit alpha, yielding MTARFIHLRVHTEFSLSDGLVRIKPLLSAISASGSPAVAVTDQSNLCALVKFYSGAMGAGIKPICGADLWVENPSDEHAPSRLVLLCMDEQGYHNLTELISRAFMENQRHEKALVKREWIMTQSEGLIALSGAREGEIGRALLAGKKPLAGQLLQAWMEAFPDRFYLELHRTNRAGDEECVHGSVDLAAEFNCPVVATNDVMFMTRDDFEAHESRVCIGESVVLDDPRREHRYSEEQYLKSEQEMVELFADIPEALANSVAIAQRCSINVKLGEYFLPEYPVPEGKTMDQFFREFSHNGLTERLAFLFDTSAPDFPETEKLYRDRLDFELNTILQMGFPGYFLIVMDFIQWSKNNGIPVGPGRGSGAGSLVAYAQKITDLDPIKYDLLFERFLNPERVSMPDFDVDFCMEGRDRVIDYVARTYGRNAVSQIITFGTMAAKAVVRDVARVQGKSYGLADRLSKMIPFEIGMTLSKAFEQEEAIREFLESDEEAAEIWEMALKLEGVTRNVGKHAGGVVIAPTRLTDFAPLYCDEHGKGVVTQYDKNDVEYAGLVKFDFLGLRTLTIIDWALKLINPRRAQRGEEPLAIEAIDLEDKSAYDMLKRAETTAVFQLESRGMKDLIKRLQPDCFEDIIALVALFRPGPLQSGMVDNFINRKHGREELSFPDAQYQHESLQPILQPTYGIILYQEQVMQIAQVLAGYTLGGADMLRRAMGKKKPEEMAKQRTVFEEGAISQGVDGELAMKIFDLVEKFAGYGFNKSHSAAYALVSYQTLWLKAHYPSEFMAAVMSSDMQNTDKVVTFIEECRDMGLTVLPPSVNSGEYMFGVNDDGHIVYGLGAIKGVGEGPIEAIVRARNEGGPFKDLFDFCERVDAKSINKRVLEALIKSGALDLLGPAPEKPGQLNFNRAVLESSQLEAIKAADQAAKSLDSGHMDMFGALVPAGEEDVYDTYLKTSEWTDKVRLGGEKDTLGLYLTGHPIDEYESEIRHFIRNRIKDLQPARGDSQNIAGLVVDMRVMKNKKGDKMAFVTLDDRTGRIEVSVFADVFAEYQHLLHKDAVLVVEGEVTFDDYSGSLKVRSKRVMKVVDARSHYARRLVLEVSHEQIDGHFGRKLSSMLGEQPGQLPIRIDYRREDACASLMLGEQWLVSPSDELVLELRQWLGKNAAKVEYA